CCGTCACCATCGGTAAAGTTTTTGGGTCATTCCCAAAACGATTCATCAGTTGTCCTAAATCATTAGAAAAAATCAACCCTAAAGGAATAGTATAAACTACATGACAATTGAGTTTATTAAGTTGTTCACCGCGATCAATAAATAAATATTCAGGTTGAGGTCTTCCCGTACTATTGGGACTATAACTAATCCGATCTAAATTATCAATAATCACCACTAAACCTTGTTTTCCCATCTGTTTTAATTGTTGGATTGAAGGTTCCAATAATTCTTTATTGATAGCCTCTAAAATATTATTGGTTCGCGGTTCTAAATATTGACGTAATAAAGACCGTAAATCGCGACTATCTTTCGTTTTAGCCGTAATATTTCCAATACCCGTTGATAGGGAAAATTCTCCTTCTGTACTAGCACTCAAGGTTCCCAGACCGGGGACATTAATATCTCCTTTTAAGTCAATTTCTGTATTTAAAACATTAACAACTCCACTTAATAAACTTTTAAATCCTTTCGGTTGTAATTTAATTTTCAAGCTTTCAATACTTTCACTGACTTGACGAGCGATCGCTAATAAAATATCGGTAATATCCACATCCCCCATATCTAAATCTTTACTTGATTCAAAATAAACGACATGGAATCCTTCTGTTTGGAGTTGAGCTTTCAACCTCAATAATTCTGTTGATTTCCCTGAACCCACAGGCCCGGTAAACAGTTGACAAGTGGGCCGATCAGGAGATAACCGCGTAACTGTTCGCGCAATTTGTTCCATACACTTACCGCCTCGTGCTGGAGAAAAATCAATATAATATTTTTTATCTTCTGGACGTTCAACATCGAGAGTTTCAGCCGGATTAGAAGCTTTAAAAAAGCGAGATAAATCAAGTTCCATTGTTTTCCCTGAGTAATACCGTTAACAGACAATTTTAAATTCCCGATCATCCTTCTTCAAGGATGGGACTTTTCTCTTTCTTTCGGAAGATATCTTCCCAATTCCGTACTAAGATTCACTTGAGTTAGTGGGCTAACCACCAGCCAAAACTCAAGCCCAGACCGGAGGTAATCGCTAAAATTAAAAAGGTGTAAAATCCATTGTAGGACGCAAGTAATTTTTCTCCGGCAACCATTTGCGCCACCGTACCTGCAACCACAGCGATCGCACCCCAAGCCGCAATAATCACCTCTGGCTGCATTCGTTGGATCACCCGCATCATTGCTTGTTTCCCGGCGCCGATCCAAGCCCCGATCCATCCTCCTAAGACTAATCCCAATAAACTTCCGGTTCCCACTTTTGCCCTAGACCGAAAAATCGCATCTAAAATAATCCCTAACATTAATCCCATTATTGAGCCAAAACCCCCTCCCAACAAAGAACTTAACCAATTTCCCCTTTTTGTTCCAGCGATTAACCCAGCAATTGCCGCAATTCCCATGATCGTCAAGAGCCCAATTATCCCTTTAGCAGGGCTTTCTGAGGCTGCGATCGCCCCTAATCCGAGACCGATACCCCCCCATACGACTGCGGTAATCATCCCCCCCGCTTCGTTTCCTAACACCCATCCGGCGATGGCTCCGGCAAAGATTAAGGCTATTAACCAAGGTTGACCGGACTCAGAATCTTCACTGGCCGCGATCGTCACCATGAGCCAACCCACGCTGAGAAACACCCAAACCCAGGATGGTATCTTCAATGTGGTTAAAATCCCGGCAATGATGGCATAGCTGAGAAACACCCCGGTTAACCAACCAATGGGGAAAGCAGAGGAAGTGGGGGAAGCAGGGGGAGCGG
This DNA window, taken from Planktothrix sp. FACHB-1365, encodes the following:
- a CDS encoding P-loop NTPase fold protein; protein product: MELDLSRFFKASNPAETLDVERPEDKKYYIDFSPARGGKCMEQIARTVTRLSPDRPTCQLFTGPVGSGKSTELLRLKAQLQTEGFHVVYFESSKDLDMGDVDITDILLAIARQVSESIESLKIKLQPKGFKSLLSGVVNVLNTEIDLKGDINVPGLGTLSASTEGEFSLSTGIGNITAKTKDSRDLRSLLRQYLEPRTNNILEAINKELLEPSIQQLKQMGKQGLVVIIDNLDRISYSPNSTGRPQPEYLFIDRGEQLNKLNCHVVYTIPLGLIFSNDLGQLMNRFGNDPKTLPMVTVKFEDGAPCQEGIELLRQMVMTRAFPGLAAKDYPALIDTIFDSPETLDRLCTISGGHVRSLLILLYSCLQKEDPPLTRESLEEVILQRRHQLTLAIESEEWQMLRQVAATKKLSGQMEYQTLIRSLWVFEYNHAQHFWYDINPILTEAKEFGLGI
- a CDS encoding J domain-containing protein, which produces MEIEECYKILEIKPGASLEEVRQAYRHQALIWHPDRYPQNSILQAEAEAKFKEISQAYETLKTDLSSPYPTLPTPPVSPVSPVPPTSPTSPTPPAPPASPTSSAFPIGWLTGVFLSYAIIAGILTTLKIPSWVWVFLSVGWLMVTIAASEDSESGQPWLIALIFAGAIAGWVLGNEAGGMITAVVWGGIGLGLGAIAASESPAKGIIGLLTIMGIAAIAGLIAGTKRGNWLSSLLGGGFGSIMGLMLGIILDAIFRSRAKVGTGSLLGLVLGGWIGAWIGAGKQAMMRVIQRMQPEVIIAAWGAIAVVAGTVAQMVAGEKLLASYNGFYTFLILAITSGLGLSFGWWLAH